From a region of the Rubidibacter lacunae KORDI 51-2 genome:
- a CDS encoding ABC transporter permease: protein MASKYLSDPQKRALAADTLTVFWGEWLDLRARIAQILATGLVSPLIYILAFGLGLGGAIDRAIDLPAGNSYLEFILPGMVALSSMTIGFGGTTFSICGERLFAKTFEELLLLPVHPLALFLGKVGAGIARGLMTASSVIVVALLATGNLGFLSPLFLLVLVLNCAVFAGLGTIVGLSVNSLESVGLYNNFLIVPMAFLGATFFDPQTLPLALKAIVYFLPLTYATIGLRAAVYLPLSEFPWYSIPVLLSFAIALSWVGMYKFAHQQD, encoded by the coding sequence ATGGCGAGCAAGTACCTATCCGATCCGCAGAAGCGCGCGCTTGCGGCCGATACGCTGACAGTATTTTGGGGCGAATGGTTGGACCTGCGCGCCCGGATCGCGCAAATCCTGGCCACAGGGCTGGTATCGCCGCTGATTTACATCCTGGCCTTTGGATTGGGTCTGGGCGGCGCGATCGACCGCGCGATCGACTTGCCAGCTGGCAACAGCTACCTAGAATTTATTTTGCCGGGCATGGTAGCGCTGTCGTCGATGACGATCGGCTTCGGCGGGACGACGTTTTCAATTTGCGGCGAGCGGCTGTTTGCGAAAACCTTCGAGGAACTGTTGCTGCTCCCAGTGCATCCCTTGGCACTGTTTCTCGGTAAGGTCGGTGCAGGGATCGCACGCGGTCTGATGACAGCATCATCGGTAATTGTCGTAGCGTTGCTAGCCACCGGGAACCTCGGTTTCCTCAGCCCGTTGTTTTTATTGGTTTTGGTTCTAAACTGTGCGGTCTTTGCGGGTTTGGGAACGATTGTCGGATTGAGCGTGAACTCCCTAGAAAGCGTGGGGTTGTACAACAACTTTCTAATCGTGCCCATGGCATTTCTCGGCGCGACCTTCTTCGACCCGCAAACGCTGCCGCTTGCCTTAAAGGCGATCGTCTACTTCCTACCGCTGACCTATGCAACTATAGGTCTGCGAGCCGCAGTCTATCTGCCGCTTTCGGAGTTTCCCTGGTATTCAATTCCGGTTTTGCTATCGTTCGCGATCGCGCTGTCCTGGGTTGGGATGTATAAGTTTGCGCATCAACAAGACTGA
- a CDS encoding transposase — protein MDNGRLHTVKSLELPENVMLLFQPPYCPELNPTERVWQHLKRDLRWEVFEDLEQLESKLVQLLEELTPEVVAALTGYDFILDALSVAKLL, from the coding sequence GTGGACAACGGTCGCCTGCATACGGTTAAGAGTCTGGAGCTCCCAGAGAACGTGATGCTGTTATTCCAGCCGCCGTACTGTCCGGAACTTAATCCCACCGAGCGGGTGTGGCAGCACCTGAAGCGAGACTTGCGCTGGGAGGTGTTTGAGGACTTGGAGCAACTGGAGAGCAAGCTCGTGCAGCTACTCGAGGAACTCACCCCAGAGGTTGTGGCTGCGCTCACAGGCTATGACTTCATTCTCGACGCTCTATCTGTCGCGAAACTTCTTTGA
- the ppc gene encoding phosphoenolpyruvate carboxylase has product MMSRLQSNRTELKPVASAIGLLLQHRLRLVEDLWGAVLYDECGQPLVDMLKRMRSTESEPEQAALASETVSRSIEEFDLDDAVRAARAFALYFQLINIVEQHYEQRDRQSTRRINRPLENADLADSAVGTNGTDGIHNSTSVPGANYLERSWQQEDTATERAAGTFDWLFPHMQQLNVPPRQIQQLLDRLEIRLVFTAHPTEIVRQTIRQKQRRISRILHQLDRIEAAYPMLGAAAAWETEAVQQLTEEIRLWWRTDELHQFKPSVLDEVENTLHYFREVLFDAVPQLSLRLRQSLQSAFPGLKPPRNFFCRFGSWVGSDRDGNPSVTPDVTWETACYQRNLVIEQYLRALKKLSDLLSLSLHWSDVLPELLDALEQDRLQMPSLYERLAIRYRQEPYRLKLAYIQRRLENTRERNAQLSRRDGAAGVPVQMDPRAYYPTGESFLAELRLIQRSLSETGLSCGDLDALVCQVEVYGFNLAELDMRQESTRHADTIEEIVSYLQLLDRPYKELLPAERAAWLTAELKTRRPLIPGELPFSDKAREAIETFRCLRRLQQEFGQQVCRTYIISMSHEASDILEVLLLAKEAGLYDPATGISSVQIVPLFETVDDLKKAPQVMSDLFDLTLYRACLAGGFAEPQPSENEVLQPAPTNLQEVMLGYSDSNKDSGFLSSNWEIHKAQKALQSAAQQYGVSLRIFHGRGGSVGRGGGPAYEAIVAQPNRTVGGRIKITEQGEVLASKYSLPDLALYHLETATTAVVQASLLGSGFDDIQPWNEIMEELAVRSRQHYRALIYENPDFLDFFLSVTPIQEIGQLQISSRPARRKSGKKDLSSLRAIPWVFSWTQMRVLLPAWYGVGTALQGFLRQESEENLKLLRYFYLKWPFFKVAMSKVEMTLAKVDLQVAEHYVRELAAPGDLERFERLFAQIAGEYHLTRDLILQITGYEHLLDGDPELQRSVQLRNASIVPLGFLQVSLLKRLRQYTQQAAAGAIHFRYSKEELLRGAMLTINGIAAGMRNTG; this is encoded by the coding sequence ATGATGTCACGCCTCCAATCCAATCGGACGGAACTGAAGCCAGTCGCCTCCGCTATCGGTCTGCTTTTACAACACAGACTGCGATTGGTTGAAGACTTATGGGGGGCTGTCCTGTACGACGAATGCGGTCAGCCACTCGTCGATATGCTCAAGCGGATGCGTTCTACGGAGTCAGAGCCAGAACAAGCTGCGCTGGCGTCGGAAACTGTATCTCGTTCGATTGAGGAATTCGACTTGGACGATGCCGTGCGGGCCGCACGGGCATTTGCACTCTATTTTCAATTAATCAACATCGTCGAGCAGCACTACGAGCAGCGCGACCGCCAGTCTACCCGTCGCATCAATCGCCCTCTAGAAAACGCCGATCTCGCAGACTCAGCTGTTGGCACGAACGGAACGGACGGCATCCACAACAGTACGAGCGTTCCGGGAGCAAACTACCTCGAGCGCAGTTGGCAGCAGGAGGACACCGCAACCGAGCGAGCAGCAGGAACCTTCGACTGGCTGTTCCCGCATATGCAGCAGTTGAACGTACCGCCGCGCCAGATTCAGCAGCTGCTCGACCGACTCGAAATTCGGTTAGTGTTCACTGCGCACCCAACCGAAATCGTGCGCCAGACGATTCGCCAGAAGCAGCGGCGCATCTCGCGCATTCTGCACCAACTGGATCGGATTGAGGCGGCCTATCCAATGCTTGGTGCTGCGGCGGCCTGGGAAACAGAAGCGGTCCAGCAATTGACCGAGGAAATTCGTTTGTGGTGGCGGACTGACGAACTGCACCAGTTCAAACCTTCGGTTTTGGACGAAGTAGAAAATACGCTGCACTACTTCCGAGAAGTTCTGTTTGATGCAGTTCCCCAACTTTCCCTACGCCTGCGGCAGTCTTTGCAATCAGCTTTTCCGGGACTGAAACCGCCGCGTAATTTCTTCTGCCGTTTCGGGTCCTGGGTTGGCTCGGATCGCGACGGCAATCCGTCGGTGACGCCGGACGTCACCTGGGAAACGGCCTGTTACCAGCGCAATCTCGTCATCGAACAGTACTTACGCGCGCTGAAGAAGTTATCGGATTTGCTCAGCTTGTCGCTGCACTGGAGCGACGTCCTACCAGAGTTGCTCGATGCTTTGGAGCAGGACCGATTGCAAATGCCATCCCTCTACGAGCGCTTGGCGATTCGGTATCGCCAGGAACCCTATCGCCTCAAGCTCGCTTACATTCAGCGGCGACTGGAAAATACGCGCGAACGCAACGCTCAACTGTCGCGACGCGATGGTGCGGCGGGCGTACCGGTGCAAATGGACCCGCGGGCCTACTACCCCACGGGCGAGAGCTTTTTGGCCGAATTGCGGTTGATCCAACGCAGCTTGTCGGAAACGGGGTTGAGCTGTGGGGACCTCGATGCATTGGTGTGCCAAGTGGAGGTGTATGGATTCAACTTGGCAGAGTTGGACATGCGCCAGGAATCCACGCGCCATGCCGACACGATCGAGGAGATCGTCAGCTACTTGCAACTGCTCGATCGTCCTTATAAGGAGCTGTTGCCTGCCGAGCGCGCGGCTTGGCTGACCGCCGAGTTGAAGACACGCCGGCCGCTGATTCCGGGCGAGCTGCCGTTTTCGGATAAGGCACGGGAAGCGATCGAGACGTTCCGCTGCCTGCGTCGCTTGCAGCAGGAATTCGGGCAGCAGGTCTGTCGCACGTACATTATCAGCATGAGCCACGAGGCAAGCGATATCCTCGAAGTGCTATTGCTGGCCAAAGAAGCCGGGTTGTACGACCCGGCAACGGGCATCTCCAGCGTTCAGATCGTTCCGCTGTTTGAGACGGTGGACGACTTGAAAAAGGCTCCGCAGGTGATGAGCGATTTGTTCGACTTAACCTTGTACCGAGCTTGCCTGGCTGGCGGCTTCGCGGAGCCACAACCTTCGGAAAACGAGGTGCTACAGCCGGCGCCAACGAACCTGCAAGAAGTCATGCTGGGTTACTCGGACAGCAACAAGGATTCCGGTTTCCTCAGCAGCAACTGGGAGATTCACAAAGCTCAAAAGGCACTGCAGAGCGCGGCCCAACAATATGGGGTGTCGCTGCGAATTTTCCACGGTCGCGGCGGCTCGGTCGGTCGCGGCGGCGGTCCGGCCTATGAGGCGATCGTGGCGCAGCCGAATCGGACGGTCGGCGGTCGCATCAAAATCACGGAGCAGGGCGAAGTGCTGGCGTCGAAGTATTCGCTCCCGGATCTGGCACTTTACCACTTGGAGACGGCAACGACGGCCGTGGTACAGGCAAGCTTGCTCGGCAGCGGCTTCGACGACATTCAGCCGTGGAACGAAATCATGGAAGAGCTGGCGGTGCGATCGCGCCAGCACTACCGCGCCCTGATTTACGAGAACCCCGACTTCCTCGATTTCTTCTTGTCGGTAACGCCCATTCAGGAGATCGGTCAGCTGCAGATCAGCTCGCGTCCGGCTCGACGCAAGAGCGGCAAGAAAGATCTGAGCAGTTTGCGCGCGATTCCCTGGGTGTTTAGCTGGACGCAGATGCGCGTGTTGCTGCCGGCATGGTACGGCGTGGGGACTGCGCTTCAGGGTTTTTTGCGGCAGGAGTCGGAAGAGAACCTCAAGCTATTGCGTTACTTCTACTTGAAGTGGCCGTTTTTCAAAGTAGCCATGTCTAAGGTAGAAATGACTCTGGCAAAAGTGGATTTACAGGTTGCAGAACACTACGTGCGCGAACTAGCAGCTCCAGGCGACCTAGAACGTTTCGAGCGCCTATTCGCCCAGATTGCCGGCGAGTACCACCTGACCCGCGACCTGATCCTGCAGATCACTGGGTATGAACATCTCCTCGACGGCGACCCGGAGTTGCAGCGCTCGGTGCAGTTGCGGAATGCGTCGATCGTGCCCTTGGGCTTCTTGCAGGTTTCGCTGCTCAAGCGCCTGCGACAGTACACCCAGCAAGCGGCAGCGGGAGCCATTCATTTTCGTTATAGCAAGGAAGAACTGTTGCGCGGTGCGATGCTAACGATCAACGGTATTGCGGCTGGGATGCGGAATACGGGTTAA